A region of the Nocardia nova SH22a genome:
CGCAAGGTCGACTATCACCCGCTGTCCATTCCGGTGCCCTATTACCACTCCAATGTCGACTCCGACGAGATCCTGTTCTATTGCGGCGGGAATTACGAGGCGCGGCGGGGTTCGGGGATCGGACAGGGTTCGGTGTCGGTACATCCCGGCGGATATGCGCACGGGCCGCAACCGGGAGCCTACGAGCGCAGTATCGGGGTCGATTATTTCGACGAGCTGGCCGTGATGGTCGATACCTTCCGCCCGCTCGGACTCGGTGAAGGCGCGTCGGCCTGCGAGGATCCCGCCTACGCGTGGACCTGGTCGGGACGCGGGCCGGAATCGGAGCGGGCGTGAGTATCGTCCGGTTGGAGCTGCGCGACGACGACCCGTTCGGGCCCGACAATCTGCCGTACGGGATATTCGCCCCGGCGGGCGGCGGATTCCGTGCCGGTGTGCGAATCGGTACGGATGTCCTGGATCTCGCTGCGCTGCTGGAAGATCCGGCCTTCGCACGACCGGACCTGAATGCCTTTCTGGCGCAGGGGTCGGCGCGCTGGCACGCGGTGCGGGAACAGCTGCGAGATCTGGTGCGGAAACCGTTGCCCGCGGCGGTGATTCATCCCCTGGATTCGGTGCTGCTGAAACTTCCCATCGCGATCGGCGACTATGTGGATTTCTACGCAAGTATCGACCACGCCACCCGATTGGGCGGATTCCTGCGCCCGAACAGCCCGCCCCTGCTGCCGAATTGGCGGCATCTGCCGGTGGGATATCACGGGCGGGCGGGCAGTGTGATGGTGTCGGGCACTCCGGTCATCCGGCCCTGCGGGCAGCTCCGGACCGATTCGGGCACACCGGAATTCGCTCCGTCGCGGCGGCTCGATATCGAGGCCGAACTCGGATTCGTGGTCGGCGTGGGCTCGGAACACGGCGTGCCGATCGCGGTGGACGACTGTGCGGCGCACATCTTCGGTGTGGCGCTGGTCAACGACTGGTCGGCCCGCGATATCCAGTCCTGGGAGGGCCAGCCGCTGGGACCGTTCCTCGCGAAATCCTTCGCCACGACGATGTCCGCGTGGATCACGCCGCTGGCGGCACTGGAATCCGCCCACGTCCCGCTCCCCGAACAGTCCCCCGAACCACTGCCCTACCTGCGGGCCCGCGCGGACTGGGGATTGGATATCGACCTCCGCGTGCACTGGAACGGACAAGAAGTCAGCGCACCGCCCTATCGCGCGATGTACTGGTCCCCCGCGCAGATGCTGGCCCACCTGACCGCCAACGGCGCCGCCGTCCGCCCCGGAGACCTGTTCGCCTCCGGAACGATCTCCGGACCGGCCGTCCGGCAGAGCGGTTCGTTCATCGAATTGTCCAGCAACGGAACAGAACCCATCGATGTGGGCGGCGAGCCCCGCACCTTCCTGGAGGACGGCGACACCGTCACCATCACCGCCACAGCCCCCGGCCCATCCGGGAGCCGCACAGCTCTGGGCGAGGTGAGCGGACAGGTCCAGACCGCCCGCACCTGCTGACACAGCAACAGCACTCACTGGACACGTGATGGCGAACCAATACCGTCGCGCTACTGACCGGCACCCGCCTCGGACACCGCCTGCAACCCCGTCTCGTGGATCACGATCACGCCGGGGCCGCCCAACCGGCCTGCCTCGTACACGGCCTCATCGAGGTGGGTCGACATCAACAGCATCCATACCTGCCACGGAGTTTCCGTCCACCCCGGCCCTCCGGCATTCGCCGACAGCCTCCGGTAGTAGTCGCACCACTCCGACTCGGTCACCGCGAATACCAGGGCGGGTTCGACCGCCTCGCCACCGACGGCCGCGAGCCGCAGCCGTCCCGCATCGTCGCGGTCGATTCGATACCCGGCCGCGGCACCGGCACGAATCACCGATTCGACGAGTTCGGCGGCGCTCGGTTCGGGCTCGACCACGGGATGCTCCTCCAGGAAAGACGGTGATCAGTGGCGGCACCATCGGGGTGACCGGCGCGGGCACGGCGGAGTTGTCGGCGACATGCTTCCGG
Encoded here:
- the fahA gene encoding fumarylacetoacetase — encoded protein: MVRLELRDDDPFGPDNLPYGIFAPAGGGFRAGVRIGTDVLDLAALLEDPAFARPDLNAFLAQGSARWHAVREQLRDLVRKPLPAAVIHPLDSVLLKLPIAIGDYVDFYASIDHATRLGGFLRPNSPPLLPNWRHLPVGYHGRAGSVMVSGTPVIRPCGQLRTDSGTPEFAPSRRLDIEAELGFVVGVGSEHGVPIAVDDCAAHIFGVALVNDWSARDIQSWEGQPLGPFLAKSFATTMSAWITPLAALESAHVPLPEQSPEPLPYLRARADWGLDIDLRVHWNGQEVSAPPYRAMYWSPAQMLAHLTANGAAVRPGDLFASGTISGPAVRQSGSFIELSSNGTEPIDVGGEPRTFLEDGDTVTITATAPGPSGSRTALGEVSGQVQTARTC